A region from the Deinococcus arcticus genome encodes:
- a CDS encoding S1C family serine protease, translating to MRSKGLGVLLVLLGLGLGATLLRDQVPTGGAQPAARAPLNESGARLQNEQNTIDVVGRFEPGLVFISTEDVVAQDPFAMMFGAAPDQVRQGLGSGFFVNEAGDILTNYHVVAGEGGQGAADRITVRVMNQERSVPAEVIGLAPQYDLALIRAPELSKNLIRPIPLGDSDTLKVGQKAIAMGAPFGLEFSVTEGIVSSTARQIPIGFSTSGAGAGLTQKAIQTDAAINPGNSGGPLLDSSGRVIGINTQIYSPSGQATGVGQSAGVGFAIPINTARRLLPRLQAAGGQVVRAPDIGVTPGLLVQSRGQVLPVGLSVLSTRGKRDLRLPERGLVVGAVQPGSAGARAGLRPGTREAAFRGGVILLGGDVITAAGGQPVDAYEDLQSALIDRKEGDTVTLTVVRAGQTRQVQLTLDASAFGTAQQ from the coding sequence ATGAGAAGCAAAGGACTGGGGGTGCTGCTGGTGCTGCTGGGCCTGGGGCTGGGCGCCACCCTGCTGCGGGACCAGGTGCCCACCGGCGGGGCGCAGCCAGCAGCCCGGGCGCCACTGAATGAGAGCGGCGCCCGGCTGCAGAACGAACAGAACACCATTGACGTGGTGGGGCGTTTTGAGCCGGGGCTGGTCTTTATCAGCACCGAGGATGTGGTGGCCCAGGACCCCTTTGCCATGATGTTCGGCGCCGCGCCCGATCAGGTGCGCCAGGGCCTGGGCAGCGGCTTTTTCGTGAACGAGGCGGGCGACATCCTGACCAACTACCACGTGGTGGCCGGAGAAGGCGGACAGGGCGCCGCCGACCGCATCACCGTGCGGGTGATGAACCAGGAGCGCAGCGTGCCCGCCGAGGTCATTGGGCTGGCGCCGCAGTACGACCTCGCGCTCATTCGGGCGCCGGAGCTGAGCAAAAACCTTATCCGGCCCATTCCGCTGGGGGACAGCGACACCCTGAAGGTGGGCCAGAAGGCCATTGCCATGGGCGCGCCGTTTGGGCTAGAGTTCAGCGTCACCGAGGGCATTGTGAGCAGCACCGCGCGCCAGATTCCCATCGGGTTTTCCACCTCTGGCGCGGGCGCGGGCCTGACCCAGAAGGCCATTCAGACCGACGCCGCCATCAATCCAGGCAACAGTGGCGGGCCCCTGCTGGACAGCAGCGGGCGCGTGATTGGCATCAACACCCAGATCTACTCGCCCAGCGGGCAGGCCACGGGCGTGGGCCAGAGCGCGGGGGTGGGCTTTGCCATTCCCATCAACACGGCGCGCCGCCTGCTGCCCCGCCTGCAGGCGGCCGGGGGGCAGGTGGTGCGCGCCCCGGACATCGGCGTGACGCCGGGGCTGCTGGTGCAGTCGCGCGGGCAGGTGCTGCCGGTGGGCCTGAGCGTGCTCTCCACCCGGGGCAAGCGCGACCTGCGGCTGCCCGAACGCGGGCTGGTGGTGGGGGCGGTGCAGCCGGGGAGCGCCGGCGCGCGCGCCGGCCTGCGCCCCGGCACCCGCGAGGCCGCGTTCCGGGGCGGCGTGATTCTGCTGGGCGGCGACGTGATCACGGCTGCTGGCGGCCAGCCTGTGGACGCCTACGAGGACCTGCAATCGGCCCTGATTGACCGCAAGGAGGGCGACACCGTGACCCTGACGGTGGTGCGCGCCGGGCAGACCCGTCAGGTCCAGCTCACACTGGACGCCTCGGCGTTCGGGACCGCCCAGCAGTGA